The Terriglobales bacterium genome segment GGCTAGTGTAGTCCATTGTCGTCAGAACAAAAACTTACAGGGGATTCACAGATGCTGCTAGATTGAAACCATGCACCCGACACGGCTTCAGCAAAATGTCGCCCGCTACGCCGATGACATTGAGGCTGAGATGCGGCGAATCGGCTTCTGGCAGAGCGAACCTCTGCGGCCCGAGCAACTGGAATTTACCCAGGCCTTTGCCATGGACACTATGACCTACGCGCAGTGGCTGCAGTTCATCTTTCTGCCGCGCGTGCGGGAGGCGGTCGCGTCTAATCAGTTCCCCTCGAGCAGCAGCGTCGGTACGCAGGCTGTCCGCGAGTTCGACGGCGCTCCTGATGCAGACCGTTTGATTACGCTGCTCTCGGAATTCGATGGGCTGTTTGAGTAAGAGCAATCAGCATTCAGCGGTCGGCACTCAGCCAAAACGAAACGCAAAAGCATACCGCGGATTTCACGGATTGCGCGGATTTGAAAGGCTGGTCTCAACTACTGCTCTTTTTCCAAGGCGGCTTTGAGTTGTACTTCGGAGCCGGCAAGGACGGAGAGCTCTCTGCTCCAGGCTTTGTAGCCAGTTTGAGAGACCTTTACCGTGTGCTTTCCGCTCGACATCCGCAAAGTAGCGGGAGCGTTACCGACGAAGGCGTCATCCACGTAGACCTCAGCGCCCTCTGGAGTCGAGTTCACCATCACGCTGCCCTTGTCATCATTGACAGGCGGCGCGGCCGGAGCTGCGGGCTTGGTCAGTGTAGGCTCGGGCGGAACGGCCTTGGGTTCGGGAGTG includes the following:
- a CDS encoding YqcC family protein, translated to MHPTRLQQNVARYADDIEAEMRRIGFWQSEPLRPEQLEFTQAFAMDTMTYAQWLQFIFLPRVREAVASNQFPSSSSVGTQAVREFDGAPDADRLITLLSEFDGLFE